The Streptomyces hundungensis genome contains the following window.
GGCCGGCGGACTCGTAGAGACCGGCCACATACTCCCCGTCCTCGACGGGTTCGACGAGATAGCCGACGGTCTGCGCCGCCCGGCGCTGGAAGCCCTCAACGCCACCACGCTGCCCCTGCTCCTGACGAGCCGTCCGTCCGAGTACGCCGCCGCGGTGGAGGAGACCGATGTCCTCACCTCGGCCGCGGCGATCGAACTGACCGACCTCACCCTGGACGATCTGGCCGCCTATCTCCCCCGTACCACCCGCAAGTCCGGTGGCCGGGACCGTTCGGCGACGGCCTGGGAGCCCGTCCTGAACGAACTGCGCGAGCCCCGTCCCGGCCCTGCGGCCGCCCACCTCGCCGCGGTCCTGACCACTCCGCTGATGGTCACCCTGGCCCGCGCCGTCTACAGCGACACCCCGGGCGGCGACCCGGCGGCGCTCCTTGACACCGGCCGCTTCGGCACCCCCGAGGCGCTGGAGGAGCACCTTCTCGACAACTTCACCACGGCCGCCTACCGCCCCCGCCCTGGGAACCGCCGCGACGGCGGTCCGCACCACACCTGGGATCCGGAGCGCGCCCGGTACTGGCTGGGGTATCTCGCCCACCACCTGAACCGGCTCGACACCCCCAACCTCGAATGGTGGCGGCTTGGGCACGGAATGGGCCGCCTGGCCCGGACCGCGGTGACCGCGCTGGTGGTCTGTCTGGCCGTCGCGGTCGTCGACGGCGTCGCGGGCCTCCCCTTCGATCCGCTCGCCTACCAACTCGTGGACGGTCTGGTGGCGGGGCCCCTGGCCGGGCTCCTTTTCGGGATCGCGTACTGGGTGATGGTCGCCGCCAGGGACGCGGCGGTGGAGCCGTCCGTCGTCCGCATGAGGGTGCGCGGCAGACAGCGCGGATCACTGCGGCACATGCTCCGGCGCCTGGTGACCGGAGCCCTGTGCGGTGTGCTCTTCGGGATCGGCTATGGCTTCGTGCGCGGCGCGATCAACGGCATCGCCTACCACGGCGCCCTCCATGACGTCCTGGTCGGCAGCCTCACCGACGGCCTCATCTACAGCCTCATGTTCGCCGTCGCGACCGGCCCCACCATCGGACTGCTCACGCTCTTCGAGACCTCCCTGGACATCCGCTCGGCCGTCGACCCGGTCAGCCTCCTGCGGACCAACGGCCGGACGGTGGCGACCCAACTCCTCATCTGGACACCGGTGTTCGGCCTGCTCATCGGAGTCGGGTCCATGGCGATGATGGGTCCCCTGTCGGCGGTGCTCGGGCCGGTCGTGTGGCATCTGACGGCCGCGCTCAAGCTCGGGGTGATCAGCGGGCTCAGCGGCGCCCTCGGGTACATGTTCTGCCTGACCTCCTGGGGCCAGTGGACGGTCTTCTCCCGCATCTGGCTGCCGCTGACCGGCCGGCTTCCGTGGTCCGTCGTGGCGTTCCTGGAGGACGCGCACCGGCGCGGTGTGCTGCGCCAGGCGGGCGCGGTCTACCAGTTCCGTCACGCCCGTCTCCAGCGCCACCTCGCCCGCGCGTACGAGAAGGCCGACTGAGCCGTCCTGCCCTGACGCGCGGGAGCCCCGGTGTGACACTGGCGGAGTGACGGACATCGAACGGGCGACGGAGCGGCGCCTGGAACGCACCATCCTCGATCTCCTGGCGTCCCGCGCCCCGACCGCCTCGATCTGCCCTTCCGACGCCGCGCGGGCGGCGTACGAAGGCGATGACGACGGCTGGCGCGCCCTCATGGAGCCGGCCCGCCGCGCGGCCCGGCGCCTGGTCGCGGCCGGCGAGGTGGAGATCACCCAGGCCGGAAGCCCGGTCGAGCCGACGACGGCTCGTGGCCCGATCCGCATCCGCCGCGCCCGCTGACCCCCGGTCCGGCCCGGGCTAGGCGGATGGCACAGCCCGGCACGTCCTTCAGGGTGCGGGCTCTGCCGACGGCACCGG
Protein-coding sequences here:
- a CDS encoding DUF3253 domain-containing protein produces the protein MTDIERATERRLERTILDLLASRAPTASICPSDAARAAYEGDDDGWRALMEPARRAARRLVAAGEVEITQAGSPVEPTTARGPIRIRRAR
- a CDS encoding helix-turn-helix domain-containing protein, producing the protein MTSEFSALLRELRHEANLTQEALAERAGVGVRTIRGLETGERADPRMTTVRLLADALGLNSEGRERLLASAVRRTADGAGTPPESSVPADASGPGGPPRSAGVPPVSPLRHVLADVADEVAQTVAGRWRHEEERRQVHDPYPLPVRWRPVAEELTDHWANIRRLPPGSSHQPLDLSGQLDAIVDVYGRIPSGRLVVLGRSGSGKTILAVRFVLDFLKSRGRADPVPVIFSVGSWDPTALTLRDWLAAQLTRDHPGLVVPGPGGTTLAGGLVETGHILPVLDGFDEIADGLRRPALEALNATTLPLLLTSRPSEYAAAVEETDVLTSAAAIELTDLTLDDLAAYLPRTTRKSGGRDRSATAWEPVLNELREPRPGPAAAHLAAVLTTPLMVTLARAVYSDTPGGDPAALLDTGRFGTPEALEEHLLDNFTTAAYRPRPGNRRDGGPHHTWDPERARYWLGYLAHHLNRLDTPNLEWWRLGHGMGRLARTAVTALVVCLAVAVVDGVAGLPFDPLAYQLVDGLVAGPLAGLLFGIAYWVMVAARDAAVEPSVVRMRVRGRQRGSLRHMLRRLVTGALCGVLFGIGYGFVRGAINGIAYHGALHDVLVGSLTDGLIYSLMFAVATGPTIGLLTLFETSLDIRSAVDPVSLLRTNGRTVATQLLIWTPVFGLLIGVGSMAMMGPLSAVLGPVVWHLTAALKLGVISGLSGALGYMFCLTSWGQWTVFSRIWLPLTGRLPWSVVAFLEDAHRRGVLRQAGAVYQFRHARLQRHLARAYEKAD